Proteins encoded in a region of the Mucilaginibacter sabulilitoris genome:
- a CDS encoding cupin domain-containing protein: MSSFVFSFDSVKNIKIMQIAKDRIELPLAVHYKPDDYIIFQRYFTDDQGRPVVAVEGKTPPKGGPPEHVHIKQDEYLRVISGTMGIKEPGKPERFITAGETVLWEAGVTHKFWNAGEDTLHYDGWVTPVDSFVFLLSEIHKAVYAGNYKPSMFDIAFLMRRYRSEFRMTEIPGFIQATYFPLLVSLGKWLGKYRKYENAPESVH; encoded by the coding sequence TTGTCAAGTTTTGTATTTAGTTTTGACAGTGTCAAAAATATAAAAATTATGCAAATCGCAAAGGATCGTATAGAGCTGCCTTTGGCAGTACATTATAAACCGGATGATTACATCATCTTCCAACGTTATTTCACCGACGATCAGGGCCGGCCGGTGGTCGCTGTAGAAGGCAAGACGCCACCTAAGGGCGGACCGCCTGAGCACGTACATATTAAGCAGGACGAATATCTGAGGGTCATCTCGGGTACGATGGGCATTAAAGAGCCGGGTAAACCCGAGCGGTTCATCACCGCTGGTGAAACCGTATTGTGGGAAGCCGGTGTCACTCACAAATTCTGGAATGCCGGCGAAGATACACTGCATTACGACGGCTGGGTGACCCCGGTCGACAGTTTTGTCTTTTTGTTATCTGAAATACACAAGGCTGTTTATGCGGGTAACTATAAACCGAGCATGTTCGACATCGCCTTTCTGATGCGAAGGTACCGGTCGGAATTTCGCATGACAGAGATCCCCGGTTTTATACAGGCTACTTATTTTCCCTTGCTGGTATCCCTGGGTAAATGGCTGGGCAAGTACAGAAAATATGAAA
- a CDS encoding TetR/AcrR family transcriptional regulator, whose translation MSNKISTRETIVNKALEMYNAYGVEYVGVRELAKELNTKGGNITYYFPTKNDLLQELAERLTASNSEILQRSKAPGLYGFMEMNKALYFNQYQYRAFFLSLPLWLQQNIAFAKKYREGLITRRKLFTQELETLVNEGYLLSLSAKDMEPVLGALSATGRLWICEATIDGLIDQEEKAVHTYLRRMAGLLQLIATEEGKADLQKFLKTFK comes from the coding sequence ATGTCAAATAAAATATCAACCCGCGAAACGATCGTCAATAAGGCTTTGGAGATGTATAATGCTTATGGCGTAGAATATGTCGGCGTGCGAGAACTGGCCAAAGAACTGAACACAAAAGGCGGGAATATCACTTATTATTTCCCAACTAAAAATGACCTGTTACAGGAACTGGCTGAGCGACTGACGGCCTCGAACAGCGAAATACTCCAACGGTCCAAAGCTCCTGGCCTGTACGGTTTCATGGAAATGAACAAAGCCCTTTATTTTAACCAGTATCAGTACCGGGCATTTTTCCTCAGCCTGCCTTTATGGCTGCAACAGAATATCGCCTTTGCAAAAAAATACAGGGAGGGGTTGATCACCCGGCGAAAATTATTCACCCAGGAATTGGAAACACTGGTTAACGAAGGTTATTTGCTGTCGCTTTCGGCGAAGGATATGGAGCCCGTATTAGGTGCATTATCCGCCACGGGTCGCCTGTGGATCTGCGAGGCCACCATCGACGGATTGATCGATCAGGAAGAAAAGGCCGTACATACCTACTTGCGCAGAATGGCTGGACTGCTGCAATTGATTGCTACAGAAGAAGGCAAGGCAGACCTTCAGAAATTTTTGAAAACCTTCAAATAG
- a CDS encoding VOC family protein has protein sequence MVKETVHLFITHYSAGTRDPMPALLRSLFGGAEVYTEPGSCAYQIAPGIVLQLCNAGVQPPAYLTEAPQPVISWRVEDLDSAVSTALDLGAVVLERQTDACTGFAVCHLKLPDLSVIGFFAV, from the coding sequence ATGGTTAAGGAAACAGTTCATCTGTTTATTACGCATTACAGCGCCGGCACCCGCGACCCGATGCCGGCGCTTTTGCGTTCGCTGTTCGGCGGCGCGGAGGTCTATACAGAACCTGGTTCGTGTGCGTACCAGATTGCGCCGGGCATTGTGCTGCAGCTTTGCAATGCGGGGGTGCAGCCGCCGGCGTACCTGACGGAAGCACCACAGCCGGTGATCAGCTGGCGGGTGGAGGATCTGGATTCGGCTGTTAGCACTGCCCTGGATTTGGGGGCAGTTGTACTGGAGCGGCAAACAGATGCCTGTACCGGTTTTGCGGTCTGTCATTTAAAGTTGCCGGATCTAAGCGTGATTGGCTTCTTTGCCGTTTGA
- a CDS encoding SDR family NAD(P)-dependent oxidoreductase, whose amino-acid sequence MSRKLENKVAVITGATSGMALATAKLFVAQGAYVYITGRRQEQLDAAVADIGSNVTGVQGDTGNLADLDRLFETVKQAHGRIDVLYASAGIGHWNEPVATISPEEYDRVFDVNVKGTLFTVQKALPLLNDGASIIMTGSIASMKGLPGMGVYSASKAALRSFARTWTLELQPRKIRVNVISPGSIDTATFDGVPQETRDIFTSKIPMGRFGESEEIASTALFLASADSSYITGIELFVDGGLAQI is encoded by the coding sequence ATGTCACGTAAATTAGAAAACAAAGTCGCCGTAATTACTGGCGCAACCAGCGGGATGGCTTTAGCCACCGCCAAATTATTTGTAGCCCAAGGCGCTTATGTATATATCACCGGCCGTCGCCAGGAGCAGTTGGATGCTGCTGTAGCAGATATCGGCAGCAATGTGACCGGAGTACAAGGTGATACCGGCAATTTAGCCGATCTGGACCGCTTGTTCGAGACCGTTAAACAGGCGCATGGCCGCATTGATGTGTTATATGCGAGCGCGGGCATCGGTCACTGGAATGAACCTGTTGCAACTATTTCGCCGGAAGAATATGACCGCGTGTTCGATGTCAATGTCAAAGGTACGTTGTTCACCGTACAAAAAGCCCTGCCTTTGCTGAACGATGGCGCATCTATCATCATGACAGGTTCAATTGCCAGTATGAAAGGTTTGCCGGGTATGGGTGTTTACAGCGCCAGCAAAGCGGCCCTCCGTTCTTTCGCCCGCACCTGGACGTTAGAATTACAACCGCGCAAGATCCGGGTGAACGTGATCAGCCCTGGTTCGATCGATACCGCGACATTTGATGGGGTACCGCAGGAAACCAGGGACATTTTCACATCCAAGATACCGATGGGGCGCTTTGGTGAATCTGAAGAGATCGCTTCCACCGCTTTATTCCTGGCTTCGGCGGATTCGAGTTATATCACCGGTATCGAACTGTTCGTTGACGGGGGGTTGGCGCAGATCTAA
- a CDS encoding Crp/Fnr family transcriptional regulator → MFEIFKAYVLRHAAVSDDEFALLESVARVKKLRKRQYLLQEGDVCKYHCFITKGLMRTYSVDNKGNEHITRFAKEEWWISDRESLLTETSSRFNIDAIEDSEMLLWNKADMDMLMEKLPVFSKMINDILNKSFITSQNRIHEAISSTAEEKYQNFVRRYPDFALRAPQGMIASYLGIKPETLSRLRNKR, encoded by the coding sequence GTGTTTGAAATATTTAAAGCCTATGTCCTGCGCCATGCTGCGGTGAGCGATGACGAATTCGCGTTACTGGAATCCGTTGCGCGCGTGAAAAAACTACGCAAGCGCCAGTACCTGCTTCAGGAAGGCGATGTCTGCAAATACCATTGCTTTATCACGAAAGGTCTGATGCGGACTTATTCGGTAGATAATAAAGGCAATGAGCACATTACCCGTTTTGCCAAAGAGGAATGGTGGATCAGCGACCGCGAAAGCCTGCTGACGGAGACCTCGAGCCGGTTTAATATCGATGCGATTGAAGATTCGGAAATGTTGCTGTGGAACAAAGCGGACATGGATATGCTGATGGAAAAATTGCCGGTATTCAGCAAAATGATCAATGATATCCTGAATAAGAGTTTTATTACTTCGCAGAACCGCATCCACGAAGCTATCAGCAGTACGGCGGAAGAAAAATATCAAAATTTTGTGCGGCGTTATCCTGACTTTGCGCTGCGCGCGCCGCAAGGGATGATCGCATCTTACCTGGGCATCAAACCGGAAACCCTGAGCCGGCTGCGTAATAAGCGCTAA
- a CDS encoding RNA polymerase sigma factor has protein sequence MLKNNLTDSELLEAIIINDEKAFNQLFERHWSKVYTMAFRYVKDQETCLEITHDVFLNIWKKRHELHIKSFKSYVITAASYHGIRKKQILKAIPINYVENYEYTEDNADLSNPHVAVNFGETALYKSELDLEVDHLLNDLPKRCREIYTMSRKENLSIAEIADRLQISRRTVENQLSNALKHLRNGLKYILLVIIFRFLQ, from the coding sequence ATGCTTAAAAATAATTTAACAGATTCCGAATTATTAGAAGCTATTATTATCAATGACGAAAAGGCGTTTAATCAATTATTTGAGCGCCACTGGTCAAAAGTATATACTATGGCCTTCAGGTATGTAAAGGATCAGGAAACCTGCCTTGAAATTACTCATGATGTTTTCCTGAATATCTGGAAGAAACGGCACGAATTGCATATTAAATCATTTAAAAGCTACGTAATTACAGCAGCCAGCTATCATGGCATCAGAAAAAAACAAATATTAAAAGCAATTCCGATCAATTACGTGGAAAACTATGAGTATACCGAAGATAACGCTGATTTAAGCAACCCGCATGTCGCGGTTAATTTTGGAGAAACCGCCCTTTATAAAAGTGAATTGGATTTAGAAGTTGACCACCTGCTAAATGACCTCCCCAAACGTTGCCGTGAAATTTATACTATGAGCCGTAAGGAAAACCTGTCGATTGCCGAAATTGCGGATCGCCTGCAAATTTCAAGGCGCACCGTAGAAAACCAGCTTTCAAATGCTTTAAAACATTTAAGAAACGGATTAAAATATATTTTGCTGGTAATCATATTCAGGTTTTTACAATAG
- a CDS encoding FecR family protein has protein sequence MTENEYLALCEKYLNGHCTPGEEARLQQYQNEFGMAEEQWSDSDMGDQEHMKRLLYSRLQQSMKVRPKPDVRKLTWKYAAAASVLIFLCVGIYISNRSSGSRNPSEKKSTVFKNDIRPGSNKAVLTLADGSHIVLDNAKKGVLTRQGGTAVTKSANGLIVYNFNKTVTQPQAANHLNTITIPRGGKYQIVLPDGTNVWLNSSSTLTFPTSFAGAERDVQLTGEAYFEVAKKKRMPFKVMLNNNTEVKVLGTHFNIMAYDDEPEVRTTLLEGSVKLTNKQGNVLLAPGQQGVIERKDNAAFRVRDVNTAQDIAWKNGSFMFVNDDIRSIMKRVSRWYNVDIEYTSNITDRTFTGTISQFENITEVLKLLQLTGAVHFKIEERRILVMQ, from the coding sequence ATGACGGAAAATGAATATTTGGCGCTCTGCGAGAAATATCTGAATGGCCATTGTACACCCGGGGAAGAAGCTCGTTTACAACAGTACCAGAATGAGTTTGGCATGGCAGAAGAGCAGTGGAGCGATAGTGATATGGGCGACCAGGAGCATATGAAGCGCTTACTTTACAGCAGGCTACAGCAAAGTATGAAAGTGCGGCCTAAGCCTGATGTTCGTAAACTTACCTGGAAATATGCCGCTGCTGCATCTGTACTCATATTTCTATGTGTAGGAATATATATCAGCAACAGATCATCCGGTAGCCGTAACCCTTCTGAAAAAAAATCAACAGTTTTCAAAAATGATATAAGACCTGGGTCAAATAAAGCGGTACTCACGCTTGCCGACGGTAGCCATATCGTACTTGATAATGCCAAAAAAGGGGTGTTGACCAGACAAGGCGGTACTGCGGTGACCAAATCGGCCAATGGTCTTATCGTTTATAATTTCAATAAAACAGTTACCCAGCCGCAGGCGGCTAACCACTTAAATACCATTACCATTCCGCGTGGAGGTAAATACCAGATCGTGCTGCCCGATGGCACTAACGTTTGGCTCAATTCATCATCAACGCTAACATTTCCGACATCTTTTGCGGGAGCAGAACGGGATGTACAACTAACCGGTGAAGCTTATTTTGAAGTTGCCAAGAAGAAGCGTATGCCATTTAAAGTAATGCTCAACAATAACACCGAAGTAAAGGTTTTAGGCACCCATTTTAACATTATGGCTTATGATGATGAACCTGAGGTAAGAACAACGCTGTTGGAAGGCTCTGTTAAATTAACCAATAAACAGGGCAATGTATTACTCGCTCCCGGGCAGCAGGGTGTTATTGAAAGAAAAGACAATGCAGCCTTCAGGGTCCGTGATGTTAATACAGCGCAGGACATAGCCTGGAAAAACGGAAGCTTCATGTTTGTTAATGATGATATCCGGAGCATTATGAAACGAGTATCCAGGTGGTATAATGTAGATATCGAATATACCAGCAATATTACCGACCGCACCTTTACCGGCACCATTTCACAGTTTGAAAATATAACAGAGGTACTCAAGTTGTTGCAACTTACCGGTGCTGTTCATTTTAAAATAGAAGAAAGGAGGATTCTCGTCATGCAATAA
- a CDS encoding TonB-dependent receptor → MVKTILFLVFVSFQATASMYGQTVSLNVKNESLHKVLLRIQKQSGYNVLFNDQMLKNTVPVNVSLSGVPIEYALKECFKGQPVTYVIEARTVVVQTKPASVIASERNDITITGIVTDEKGVTLPGVSVKLKGTTSGVVTDGAGKFSIRGPGNGTLVFSFIGFISQEIAINNRIAFTIKLVEENKALNEVVVIGYGTAKRKDLTGAVSSIDNKTIKDLAVTRVDQALSGKIAGVQVKTTSGEPGAAPQVRIRGISSISAGSGPLYVVDGFPIDNIQTLNPNDIESLDILKDASATAIYGSRGSNGVIIINTKRGKSGKATIALDSYYGYQSVLRVPQLKNSIEEANYYYDGIKNQNIDAGNDISGPPNAWKVVVPQDILDVLSGKNKIDENALDAILRTAPQKQYQLAASGGTEGVRYYLSGEFLDQDGLVKNSWFKRYNVRANIDANLSKKLTVKVNLNPSYAEKSSLPVTGTGPNATDVSGSIVSAVAVNPFYPLLDANGNYTIFRGLAANGDFQNPLAVVNETIANTKTFGFVGNVNASYKIIDGLNLNILLGGNISTIKDMTFKPQLPVFFNNPAYGTDAQNLDVNWLSEYTLNYTKTMGKHNISAVGGFTAQKDVFSTNSMNSNKFPNNLVPTLSATSGQITYGTSTKSEWSLLSYLARINYNYAGKYYLTASIRTDGSSRFGSEKKYGLFPSAALAWRISQEDFLKDVSFLSDLKIRTSYGKTGNNNIGNYQQYALINYQSYPFANAAVGGYSPGQLANPALTWETQQSFNTGVDISLFDRRINLSADYFHSVNSNLLLNVNVPAVTGFSTALQNIGEVKNKGWEFVLSTDNFRGKFTWSTDFNISTYKNKVTKLGPQGDPIYSGTNVTMIGQPIGMFYGYVTDGIFKNQADIDKGPIYNPGAADHSRPGDIRFKDISGPNGTPDGVINSFDKTIMGSPYPNFYYGMTNRFSYARISLSVNVQGVHGNQIYDLSRGSGNSTRGRYRGYTFTNNYWKSADDPGDGKTPRPNNSPTGGVRENSQAFLDAGSYLRVNNITVGYQLPDQFVQKIGISALRFYFTATNPFIVTKNTAFNPDVSTSADALTPGLEANDYPIAKSFVLGLNLSF, encoded by the coding sequence ATGGTAAAAACGATCTTATTCTTAGTGTTTGTTTCTTTTCAGGCAACAGCTTCCATGTATGGTCAAACAGTAAGCCTCAATGTGAAAAATGAATCATTACACAAAGTACTCCTCCGGATACAAAAGCAAAGCGGATACAATGTACTGTTTAATGACCAAATGTTAAAAAACACTGTTCCGGTAAACGTATCGCTATCAGGCGTACCCATTGAATATGCATTGAAAGAATGCTTTAAAGGCCAGCCGGTGACTTATGTGATAGAAGCCCGCACCGTAGTGGTGCAAACAAAGCCAGCATCAGTGATCGCCTCTGAAAGAAACGACATTACAATAACTGGTATAGTTACGGACGAAAAAGGAGTCACGCTACCTGGTGTGAGTGTAAAACTTAAAGGAACCACAAGTGGTGTGGTTACGGACGGCGCCGGGAAATTTTCTATACGCGGGCCGGGAAATGGTACGCTTGTATTTTCCTTTATAGGTTTTATAAGCCAGGAAATCGCCATCAATAACAGAATCGCTTTTACAATAAAACTGGTTGAAGAAAATAAAGCCCTTAATGAGGTGGTGGTAATTGGATATGGGACGGCCAAACGGAAAGACCTCACCGGTGCAGTTTCTTCGATTGATAACAAAACTATCAAAGATTTAGCGGTTACACGCGTTGATCAGGCCCTATCCGGCAAAATAGCGGGGGTACAGGTTAAAACGACATCTGGTGAGCCGGGTGCGGCACCGCAGGTGAGAATACGCGGTATCAGCAGTATCTCCGCCGGATCAGGTCCTTTATATGTGGTAGATGGCTTTCCCATAGACAATATTCAAACCCTCAACCCAAATGATATCGAAAGTCTCGACATTTTAAAAGATGCATCGGCCACTGCTATTTATGGTTCGCGCGGTTCAAATGGTGTTATCATTATTAACACCAAACGGGGGAAATCAGGTAAAGCAACCATTGCCCTTGATTCCTATTATGGTTATCAGAGTGTATTGAGGGTTCCGCAGCTTAAAAATTCCATAGAGGAGGCAAACTATTATTACGATGGTATCAAAAATCAAAATATTGATGCCGGTAATGATATTTCCGGCCCGCCCAACGCCTGGAAAGTAGTTGTCCCGCAGGATATTCTGGATGTGTTAAGCGGTAAAAACAAGATTGACGAAAATGCGCTTGACGCGATTTTACGGACCGCCCCGCAAAAGCAATATCAGCTTGCTGCTTCCGGTGGCACCGAAGGTGTAAGGTATTACCTAAGCGGTGAGTTTCTTGATCAGGATGGCCTGGTTAAAAATAGCTGGTTTAAAAGATATAATGTAAGGGCTAACATTGATGCCAACCTATCAAAAAAGCTTACGGTGAAAGTAAATTTAAATCCCTCCTATGCAGAAAAAAGCTCACTTCCGGTAACAGGTACAGGTCCTAATGCTACTGATGTTTCGGGCAGTATAGTAAGCGCCGTAGCGGTTAACCCGTTTTATCCCTTGTTAGATGCTAATGGCAATTACACTATTTTCCGTGGTCTGGCCGCCAATGGTGATTTTCAGAACCCCTTAGCCGTAGTAAATGAAACCATTGCCAACACCAAAACATTTGGCTTTGTAGGTAACGTGAATGCCAGCTATAAAATCATTGATGGCCTTAACCTCAATATATTATTAGGCGGTAATATATCTACTATTAAAGACATGACCTTTAAACCGCAGTTGCCCGTTTTTTTTAACAACCCGGCATACGGTACAGACGCGCAAAACCTTGATGTAAATTGGCTTTCGGAATATACACTGAATTACACCAAAACTATGGGGAAGCATAATATATCGGCTGTGGGTGGTTTTACAGCTCAAAAGGATGTGTTTTCTACCAACAGTATGAACAGCAATAAGTTTCCTAACAACCTTGTGCCCACACTTAGCGCAACCAGCGGCCAGATCACCTACGGAACTTCAACAAAGTCTGAATGGTCGTTGCTGTCATACCTGGCCAGAATTAATTATAATTATGCGGGCAAATACTACCTAACAGCATCTATCCGTACTGATGGCTCGTCCCGTTTTGGATCCGAGAAAAAATATGGTCTGTTTCCATCGGCAGCGCTGGCATGGCGTATATCGCAGGAAGATTTTTTAAAGGATGTAAGCTTTTTAAGCGATCTGAAGATCCGTACCAGTTATGGTAAAACAGGCAATAACAACATTGGCAATTATCAGCAATACGCGCTCATTAATTATCAGTCCTATCCGTTTGCGAATGCTGCCGTTGGCGGTTATTCACCCGGGCAATTAGCCAATCCTGCGCTTACCTGGGAAACCCAGCAGTCATTCAATACAGGTGTTGACATCAGCTTGTTTGACCGGAGAATAAATCTATCAGCCGATTACTTTCACTCTGTTAACAGTAATTTGCTGCTGAACGTAAATGTGCCTGCGGTAACCGGGTTCAGTACCGCGCTGCAAAATATTGGGGAAGTTAAAAACAAAGGATGGGAATTTGTTTTAAGTACCGATAACTTCAGGGGCAAATTCACATGGTCAACAGATTTTAATATCTCTACCTATAAAAATAAAGTAACCAAACTCGGTCCGCAGGGTGATCCTATCTATTCCGGCACCAACGTCACCATGATCGGGCAGCCTATAGGTATGTTTTATGGCTATGTAACCGATGGCATATTTAAAAACCAGGCCGATATTGATAAAGGCCCGATTTACAATCCGGGTGCGGCTGACCATTCAAGGCCCGGTGATATTCGCTTTAAAGATATCAGTGGGCCAAACGGAACTCCCGATGGTGTGATCAACAGTTTTGATAAAACGATCATGGGTTCACCATACCCCAATTTCTACTACGGCATGACCAATAGATTTAGTTATGCGCGTATAAGTTTAAGCGTAAATGTGCAGGGTGTACACGGCAATCAGATCTACGATCTTTCAAGAGGATCGGGAAACAGTACCCGCGGCCGTTACAGGGGTTACACCTTCACCAATAACTATTGGAAATCTGCTGATGATCCGGGAGATGGTAAAACACCAAGACCTAATAACTCACCAACCGGTGGAGTACGCGAAAACAGCCAGGCATTTTTAGATGCTGGATCTTATTTGCGTGTAAACAATATTACTGTGGGTTATCAGCTACCGGATCAGTTTGTGCAAAAAATAGGTATCAGTGCGCTCCGGTTTTACTTTACGGCTACCAATCCTTTTATCGTAACAAAAAACACCGCGTTTAATCCCGACGTAAGTACCAGTGCCGATGCGCTTACGCCAGGTTTGGAGGCTAATGATTATCCCATAGCCAAAAGCTTTGTTTTAGGACTAAACTTATCATTTTAA
- a CDS encoding RagB/SusD family nutrient uptake outer membrane protein produces the protein MKKIISILALSIVFMASCKKSFIELTPPSSVSVDAVYKTDKDFQDATTGVYSTYEDQYQNFWMFGDVRGDDSWQQVIKNSPWYFVDVFTTNSSDGLMSSTWLNYYKIIYGSNTILSKIAATDSAVVTNKQRYMAEAHFLRALAYFDLVRIFGDVPMITKPVTIEESYKIGREKVDDIYNKVIIPDLIAAEAALPQKYTGPDIGRATKGAASALLGKVYLYRKDFANAEKKFQEVTTMGYALLPNYNDLFDYTKDEHHSEYIFDIEYEQGIGRGSIFTNQFMPNSGPMATFFGVNGTLQETNSPTQKLMDAFDPNDKRKDITVGVAGGFYNGNHDFITLPPQTSQTYTKKYLTPVQTGNDSRANWKVIRYGDVLLMYAEALNENGKTAEALQYLNQIRTRAGLAGYSSLSPADTREKIYLERRFELSFEGQRWFDLVRTGRAYDTMKATDMQPYMTVFPIPLTQIQLMNNPSIFPQNAGYGQ, from the coding sequence ATGAAAAAGATAATCAGCATACTTGCCCTAAGCATTGTGTTTATGGCATCATGTAAAAAGAGTTTTATTGAATTAACACCGCCATCATCGGTTAGCGTTGACGCCGTTTATAAAACCGACAAAGATTTTCAGGATGCTACCACAGGTGTTTACAGTACCTATGAAGACCAGTATCAGAACTTTTGGATGTTTGGCGATGTACGTGGCGACGACTCCTGGCAGCAGGTAATAAAAAACTCACCCTGGTATTTTGTTGATGTTTTTACCACCAACAGCTCAGATGGGCTTATGAGCAGCACCTGGCTTAATTACTACAAGATCATTTACGGTTCGAATACCATCCTTTCTAAAATTGCAGCAACAGACTCTGCTGTGGTAACCAATAAACAGCGTTATATGGCAGAGGCACACTTTCTGCGTGCGCTTGCCTATTTTGACCTGGTTAGAATATTTGGCGATGTGCCTATGATCACCAAACCGGTAACCATTGAAGAATCATATAAAATTGGCCGCGAAAAGGTAGATGACATTTATAATAAGGTAATTATTCCTGATCTGATTGCTGCTGAAGCGGCGTTGCCCCAAAAATATACAGGGCCTGACATCGGACGGGCTACCAAAGGGGCGGCCAGCGCATTATTAGGCAAAGTATATTTATACCGAAAGGATTTTGCAAACGCTGAGAAAAAGTTTCAGGAGGTAACCACTATGGGCTACGCCTTACTACCCAATTATAATGACCTGTTTGACTATACCAAGGATGAGCATCACAGCGAATATATATTTGACATTGAGTATGAGCAAGGCATTGGCCGCGGCAGTATTTTTACCAACCAGTTTATGCCAAACTCGGGGCCAATGGCTACATTTTTTGGTGTTAACGGCACGCTGCAGGAAACCAATTCGCCCACGCAAAAATTAATGGATGCTTTTGACCCGAACGACAAGCGGAAAGATATTACGGTAGGTGTAGCAGGAGGTTTTTACAACGGCAACCACGATTTTATTACCCTGCCGCCACAAACTTCACAAACTTATACTAAAAAGTACCTTACGCCTGTGCAAACGGGTAACGACAGCCGTGCCAACTGGAAGGTAATAAGATATGGCGATGTGCTCCTGATGTATGCCGAGGCGCTGAATGAAAATGGCAAGACCGCCGAAGCGCTTCAATACCTTAACCAGATACGGACAAGGGCGGGACTGGCTGGCTATAGTAGCCTGTCTCCAGCTGATACTCGTGAAAAAATTTACCTCGAACGCCGTTTTGAACTTTCGTTTGAAGGTCAGCGTTGGTTTGATCTTGTACGGACAGGCCGTGCCTACGATACCATGAAGGCGACCGATATGCAACCGTATATGACTGTTTTTCCTATTCCGCTTACACAAATACAGCTCATGAATAACCCATCCATATTTCCTCAAAATGCGGGTTATGGACAGTAA